The nucleotide window ACTCCTCATCATGTCCACGGCTACGCACACTCTGGAATACTGAATAGACCAGCAACTCTGATTCGGACTCACCCTCAAACACTTCAATATTTGACAAGGTATGAACATTTCGGGTGGCTGGATTTTCAGCCCAGGCTGATGGCTGAGCAAAGCGGGCAACCCGGCGACTCAGATCGGTCATATTGTCATCAAAAAACGCCATGTGGTCAGGATCATAAAAACCTTCGCTCAACAGATTCTCTCTGCGACGGTTTTCAATACCCGGCATCCAGTAATGAATATCATCGGCCATCAGTGCTAACCATTCGGTAAAGCGTTCTTCATCCAGTAAACGGTATTCCATATTCAGGAAACCGCTAACCTTGTGATGCATCTCCATTGAAACCGGAGTCAGCTGTTGTTCTTTGCTGTTCATTTCTCCACCTCCGCTTTACCTTTATTACGATTCGGTACTTCAGCCCAACTCTTTGATTGCAGCAGATCCTGCCAGCGCTGATAGAATGCCCGCGAGTTGGCTTCATTCAGCTGAC belongs to Amphritea atlantica and includes:
- a CDS encoding 3-phenylpropionate/cinnamic acid dioxygenase subunit beta; the encoded protein is MNSKEQQLTPVSMEMHHKVSGFLNMEYRLLDEERFTEWLALMADDIHYWMPGIENRRRENLLSEGFYDPDHMAFFDDNMTDLSRRVARFAQPSAWAENPATRNVHTLSNIEVFEGESESELLVYSVFQSVRSRGHDEEYVIFGRRRDLLVKSGDSFKIRKRLILMPNATLSCKNINTFL